TCGCCTACGCCGAACTCGAGTCGATGACCGACGCCGAGTGGGACGCGATGATCGGCATCAACCTCACGGGTCCGTTCGTCGTCGCGCGCGCGGCCGTGCCCCACCTCAAGCGCTCGGAGCACGGCGTCATCGTCAACAACTCGAGCGTCATGGGGCTGCGCGGCGGCAACCGCCTCTCGCACTACGTCGCCTCGAAGCACGGCCTCACGGGCCTCACGAAGGCGTGGGCGATCGAGCTCGCGCCGTTCGGCGTGCGCGTCGTGTCGATCCACCCGACGGGCGTCGACACACCCATGAACGACGGGCTCGCGGCGATGGAGGGCGCGACGCCGCAGGAGATCGCGGAGCGCAGCGCCGGCAACCTGCTGCCCGGCGTGCCGTGGATCGAGACCTCGGACGTCGCAGAGCTCGTGCGCTACCTCGTGAGCGACCGCGCCCGCTACGTCACGGGCGCGCAGTACACGCTCGATGCGGGTCTTCTCACGCGTTAGGCCAAACGCTGGCGCGTTTGCCGTGCCGCGCCAGCTATCTCTGCCGCCCGACGCGAAGGGCTGCTGCGTGTGACCGCTCGGTGAGTTGGGGTCAGGGTGACCTGAAGTGATAGGATGCTCCTGTTCGGGTCATTCTGACCTTTACCGGAGTCCCCATGAGCACAGGCATCGACCTCGCGGTCTCGACCGTGATCTTCGCCCTGCGCCCGGACTCCGCCGGCACGCTCGTTCTCTCGATCCCGCTCGTGCGCCGCACCCGCGACCCGTTCGAAGGCCTGTGGGCGCTGCCGGGC
The Protaetiibacter sp. SSC-01 genome window above contains:
- a CDS encoding SDR family NAD(P)-dependent oxidoreductase, which gives rise to MSTERPLAGRTALVTGAAHGQGRAIALALAEDGANVVALDVGAQLEYPAYAQGTTAELEELVVAIGEAGGRAIPALADVRDADAVQRAVDAAVAEFGGIDILVNNAGIVAYAELESMTDAEWDAMIGINLTGPFVVARAAVPHLKRSEHGVIVNNSSVMGLRGGNRLSHYVASKHGLTGLTKAWAIELAPFGVRVVSIHPTGVDTPMNDGLAAMEGATPQEIAERSAGNLLPGVPWIETSDVAELVRYLVSDRARYVTGAQYTLDAGLLTR